The Sedimentisphaera salicampi genome includes a region encoding these proteins:
- a CDS encoding LamG-like jellyroll fold domain-containing protein: MKRIKLFSILMLISFVSVQAANIITNPDFDLDGTGSESMTARGIDDALAWEGTGYTNVVVPTDQGAPIPPNGKDISGRISYNHWTAILSQETTHTIQAGKVYELTFNSYPLTWTWGLYVELFAVDGSGAVGVYSQLDNSSGTWKSHQISFDIADKPEIAGKELGIRLRNVQEGGGGRVMVTNFVLDLSNKPYDPSVSQTAQANSVDADLSWQAAPDINDEYAVNPDIVDQYVFMTTGGEDPNLYYVGAAGEDPGTEDPSSEYTVSGLNYDTSYQWAVVEAVDGYEQSFTAGLSELEDVDENKIIGPVWSFDSLSSVPVILSQPADVLKDAGEDAELSVEVSSVSPEQYLWYKSDDNSNETPEDDVEAGSSSSILSLADIAAADEGFYYCVITNDGGTTTSSVAKAAVKRQMAHWTFDQADYSGGQYLDVSTDDDVYHPADPNGTPAFNAGIVGDSVLIDEVNSWAQAGTWDPSKYSNQLTVSAWVKWDGDTSSHKGIVSKRDSWDSAMRWSLIIRNEFPGGTVRFYNYSNLSAWTGESLPVDEWTLVTATFDGSEGKVYFNGLEKASDSGSLSSGAESMIMLGAVDNPSVNEEFDPLSGSELDDVQILNYAADKFAVADMYYDVTGVKSCILDYESQLDVANSNTGLVIGQEGFEPDCVIDISDFTALAGNWLSCGLYPECP; encoded by the coding sequence ATGAAAAGAATAAAATTATTTTCAATACTGATGCTGATAAGCTTTGTGTCAGTGCAGGCGGCAAATATTATTACCAATCCTGATTTCGATCTCGATGGAACAGGCAGTGAAAGTATGACGGCTCGAGGCATAGATGATGCTCTTGCATGGGAGGGTACCGGCTACACAAATGTTGTCGTGCCAACGGATCAAGGCGCGCCGATTCCCCCTAACGGGAAAGATATTTCAGGACGGATCAGTTATAACCACTGGACAGCTATTCTTTCCCAAGAAACAACTCATACTATACAGGCAGGTAAAGTATATGAACTTACCTTCAACTCATACCCGTTAACATGGACATGGGGTTTGTATGTTGAGCTGTTTGCAGTAGATGGTTCGGGAGCTGTTGGCGTGTATTCACAACTTGATAACAGCTCCGGAACATGGAAATCTCATCAAATATCATTTGATATAGCCGATAAGCCGGAGATTGCAGGTAAAGAGCTTGGAATTCGGCTTAGAAATGTGCAGGAAGGCGGCGGAGGCCGTGTGATGGTAACCAATTTCGTATTGGATCTCAGCAATAAGCCTTACGACCCTTCAGTAAGCCAAACTGCTCAAGCAAACAGTGTTGACGCAGATTTGAGCTGGCAGGCAGCACCGGATATCAATGATGAATATGCGGTAAACCCTGATATTGTTGATCAGTATGTTTTTATGACTACCGGTGGGGAAGACCCGAACCTTTATTATGTTGGCGCTGCCGGCGAAGACCCGGGCACTGAAGATCCTTCCTCAGAATATACCGTTTCAGGCCTCAATTATGATACTTCTTATCAGTGGGCAGTTGTGGAGGCTGTTGACGGATACGAGCAGAGCTTTACAGCAGGGTTAAGTGAGCTTGAAGACGTAGATGAAAATAAGATCATCGGGCCTGTGTGGAGCTTTGATTCGCTTTCAAGCGTTCCGGTTATCCTTAGCCAGCCGGCAGATGTTCTCAAAGATGCTGGAGAGGATGCTGAGCTTTCTGTTGAAGTAAGCAGCGTCTCTCCTGAACAGTATCTCTGGTATAAATCTGATGATAATTCAAACGAGACCCCCGAAGATGACGTGGAGGCAGGCAGCAGTTCAAGCATTCTCAGCTTAGCAGACATAGCTGCTGCCGATGAAGGATTCTACTATTGCGTTATCACCAATGACGGAGGCACAACCACTTCCAGTGTTGCCAAAGCGGCTGTAAAAAGGCAGATGGCCCACTGGACATTTGATCAGGCAGATTATTCCGGCGGCCAGTATCTTGATGTAAGCACCGATGATGATGTTTATCATCCCGCAGACCCCAACGGAACCCCTGCATTTAATGCTGGTATCGTTGGTGATTCAGTACTGATTGATGAGGTAAACAGCTGGGCACAAGCGGGCACATGGGATCCTTCCAAGTATTCAAATCAGCTTACTGTAAGCGCCTGGGTTAAATGGGATGGAGATACTTCATCGCATAAAGGCATTGTAAGCAAGCGAGACAGCTGGGACAGCGCTATGCGATGGAGTTTGATTATTAGAAATGAATTTCCGGGCGGAACTGTTCGTTTTTACAACTACAGCAACCTGAGCGCATGGACTGGCGAATCACTTCCGGTTGATGAGTGGACTTTGGTAACAGCAACTTTTGACGGCTCAGAAGGTAAAGTCTATTTCAACGGATTAGAGAAGGCTTCCGACAGCGGCAGCCTGTCCTCTGGCGCTGAAAGTATGATTATGCTTGGCGCTGTTGATAACCCTTCTGTAAACGAAGAATTTGACCCGCTCAGCGGCAGTGAACTGGATGATGTTCAGATTCTAAACTATGCAGCAGATAAATTCGCTGTAGCTGATATGTACTATGATGTTACAGGGGTGAAATCATGCATATTAGATTATGAATCCCAGCTCGATGTTGCAAATTCCAACACCGGCCTTGTGATAGGGCAGGAAGGCTTTGAGCCTGATTGCGTTATCGATATCTCTGATTTTACCGCTCTTGCCGGGAATTGGCTAAGCTGCGGGCTATACCCTGAGTGTCCATAA